The sequence below is a genomic window from Bdellovibrio bacteriovorus.
GGTGCAGTTCAACTGTCCTTGCGCGATTTGCCCAATGCTAAAACTCACGAAGAGCAAATTCAGGCTTCAGGTCGCAGTGTGAACTGGGCCGTGCTTGAACAAAAACTTCAAGCGCTTCGTGCAAAATGGCCTGATCTAAAAACAGGCGTAGTGCGTCCCGAAGCACAAGCCTCTTATGGTGATGTGATTCGTATTATGGACAAACTGAAACAGAATCAATTTGAAGGTGTGGGTTTATCCCCACTTGGGTAGGACTTATGAAAACATCGTCCTTTGCTAACGTTGGTAAAAAAAGGTCTCCTTTAGGTGACTTACAAAACCTAAAGCCGGGAATGAAGAAAAAGAAAGGTGCAGCAAGCAATCTAGCTTTGGCACTTCCCTTAACTTCTTTGATCGACGCTTTTTCAATCATCGTGATCTATCTTCTGATCGGAACTCAAAACAGCGGTATTGAGTCGACAGTTCCAGCGAAGATGTCCTTGCCGATGGCCGAGCACAGTGTCGGTATCGACAAGGAAACGCCTATTTTGACAATTCAAAAAGGTGTTTACCGCCTGAATGACGAAGTCGTTCCAGTGCGCGCTTTAGGTCAGAAGCTGACGGAGCT
It includes:
- a CDS encoding ExbD/TolR family protein, with protein sequence MSMMGGSGDDKDLNFELNILPILDILSVLICFLLLTAVWIQIGTIDTRQAIGDNSVAGAKNPPSLWITVNTQGAVQLSLRDLPNAKTHEEQIQASGRSVNWAVLEQKLQALRAKWPDLKTGVVRPEAQASYGDVIRIMDKLKQNQFEGVGLSPLG
- a CDS encoding ExbD/TolR family protein, with the protein product MKTSSFANVGKKRSPLGDLQNLKPGMKKKKGAASNLALALPLTSLIDAFSIIVIYLLIGTQNSGIESTVPAKMSLPMAEHSVGIDKETPILTIQKGVYRLNDEVVPVRALGQKLTELKAKSEEKLVELLVQADQEMKYEDLDPLLRASSESGFEKMKFAVVPAR